Proteins encoded in a region of the Eulemur rufifrons isolate Redbay chromosome 15, OSU_ERuf_1, whole genome shotgun sequence genome:
- the LOC138395401 gene encoding nucleophosmin-like isoform X2, translating into MENLMDMSSLRPQNYLFVLAVEEDAESEDEEEEDVELLSISGKQSAPGGGTKVPQKKVKLAADEDDDDDENSDDGFDDEDTEEKAPVKKSGQESFKKQETTPKTPKGPSSVEDIKAKMQASMEKGGSHPKVEAKFIKYVKNCFRMTYQEAIQDLW; encoded by the exons ATGGAAAATTTGATGGACATGAGCTCCCTGAGGCCCCAGAACTATCTTTTTGTTT TAGCTGTGGAAGAAGATGCAGAGTCagaagatgaagaggaggaggatgtggAACTCTTAAGTATATCTGGAAAGCAATCTGCCCCTGGAGGTGGTACCAAGGTTCcacagaagaaagtaaaacttgctgctgatgaagatgatgatgatgatgaaaacaGTGATGATGGTTTTGATGATGAGGATACTGAAGAAAAAGCCCCAGTGAAGAAATCT GGACAAGAATCCTTCAAAAAACAGGAAACAACTCCTAAAACACCAAAAGGACCTAGTTCTGTAGAAGACATTAAGGCAAAAATGCAAGCAAGTATGGAAAAGGGTGGTTCTCATCCCAAAGTGGAAGCAAAGTTCATCAAATATGTGAAGAATTGCTTTCGGATGACTTACCAGGAGGCTATTCAAGATCTCTGGTAG
- the LOC138395401 gene encoding nucleophosmin-like isoform X1, protein MNADKDYHFKVDNDENEHQLSLRTVSLEAGAKDELHIVEAEAMNDEGSPIKVTLATLKMSVQPMVSLGGFEITPPVVLQLKCGSGPVHISGQNLVAVEEDAESEDEEEEDVELLSISGKQSAPGGGTKVPQKKVKLAADEDDDDDENSDDGFDDEDTEEKAPVKKSGQESFKKQETTPKTPKGPSSVEDIKAKMQASMEKGGSHPKVEAKFIKYVKNCFRMTYQEAIQDLW, encoded by the exons ATGAACGCTGATAAAGATTATCACtttaaggtggataatgatgaaaatGAGCACCAGTTATCTTTAAGAACGGTCAGTTTAGAGGCTGGTGCAAAGGATGAACTGCACATTGTTGAAGCAGAGGCAATGAACGATGAAGGCAGTCCAATTAAAGTAACACTGGCAACTTTGAAAATGTCTGTACAGCCAATGGTTTCCCTTGGGGGCTTTGAAATAACACCACCGGTGGTCTTACAGTTGAAGTGTGGTTCAGGGCCTGTGCATATTAGTGGGCAGAACTTAGTAGCTGTGGAAGAAGATGCAGAGTCagaagatgaagaggaggaggatgtggAACTCTTAAGTATATCTGGAAAGCAATCTGCCCCTGGAGGTGGTACCAAGGTTCcacagaagaaagtaaaacttgctgctgatgaagatgatgatgatgatgaaaacaGTGATGATGGTTTTGATGATGAGGATACTGAAGAAAAAGCCCCAGTGAAGAAATCT GGACAAGAATCCTTCAAAAAACAGGAAACAACTCCTAAAACACCAAAAGGACCTAGTTCTGTAGAAGACATTAAGGCAAAAATGCAAGCAAGTATGGAAAAGGGTGGTTCTCATCCCAAAGTGGAAGCAAAGTTCATCAAATATGTGAAGAATTGCTTTCGGATGACTTACCAGGAGGCTATTCAAGATCTCTGGTAG